One genomic segment of Sminthopsis crassicaudata isolate SCR6 chromosome 2, ASM4859323v1, whole genome shotgun sequence includes these proteins:
- the ATP6V1B2 gene encoding LOW QUALITY PROTEIN: V-type proton ATPase subunit B, brain isoform (The sequence of the model RefSeq protein was modified relative to this genomic sequence to represent the inferred CDS: deleted 1 base in 1 codon; substituted 1 base at 1 genomic stop codon) codes for MAVRAVRGIVNGSAPNMSRSSKPGLGPQAGAREQILAANRDYLSQPRLTYKTVSGVNGPLVILDQVKFPKYAEIVLLTLPDGTKRSGQVLEVSGSKAVVQVSSTYXNWSGTSGIDAKKTACEFTGDILRTPVSEDMLGRVFNGSGKPIDRGPAVLAEDFLDIMGQPINPQCRIYPEEMIQTGISAIDGMNSIARGQKIPIFSAAGLPHNEIAAQICRQAGLVKKSKDVMDYSEENFAIVFAAMGVNMETARFFKSDFEENGSMDNVCLFLNLANDPTIERIITPRLALTTAEFLAYQCEKHVLVILTDMSSYAEALREVSAAREEVPGRRGFPGYMYTDLATIYERAGRVEGRNGSITQIPILTMPNDDITHPIPDLTGYITEGQIYVDRQLHNRQIYPPINVLPSLSRLMKSAIGEGMTRKDHADVSNQLYACYAIGKDVQAMKAVVGEEALTSDDLLYLEFLQKFERNFIAQGPYENRTVFETLDIGWQLLRIFPKEMLKRIPQSTLSEFYPRDSSIKH; via the exons catACAAAACAGTATCAGGAGTCAACGGTCCTTTGGTAATCTTAGATCAAGTTAAG tttCCCAAATATGCTGAGATCGTCCTCTTAACCTTACCTGATGGCACAAAGAGAAGTGGTCAGGTTTTAGAAGTTAGTGGTAGCAAAGCAGTAGTTCAGGTAAGTAGCACTTACTAAAACTGGTCA GGGACTTCTGGTATAGATGCCAAGAAGACTGCCTGTGAATTTACAGGAGATATTCTTCGAACACCAGTGTCTGAAGATATGCTTG GTCGAGTTTTCAATGGTTCT GGGAAACCTATTGACAGAGGCCCAGCTGTTTTAGCTGAAGACTTTCTTGACATTATGG GACAGCCAATCAACCCTCAATGTCGAATCTACCCTGAGGAAATGATTCAAACGGGCATTTCAGCAATAGATGGCATGAACAGCATTGCTAGAGGGCAGAAAATTCCCATCTTTTCTGCTGCTGGCTTACCCCATAATGAG ATTGCGGCTCAGATCTGTCGTCAGGCTGGTTTGGTGAAGAAATCCAAAGATGTCATGGACTATAGTGAAGAAAATTTTGCGATTGTATTTGCTGCTATGGGT gtAAACATGGAAACTGCTCGATTCTTCAAATCTGACTTTGAAGAAAATGGCTCAATGGATAATGTCTGTCTTTTTTTGAACTTAGCTAATGACCCAAC CATTGAGCGTATTATCACTCCTCGTCTGGCTCTAACAACAGCAGAATTTCTGGCCTATCAATGTGAAAAGCATGTATTGGTTATTCTAACAGATATGAGTTCTTATGCTGAAGCTCTTcgagag GTTTCAGCAGCCCGAGAAGAAGTTCCTGGTCGTCGTGGCTTCCCAGGCTATATGTATACAGACTTAGCTACAATATATGAACGAGCTGGTCGTGTGGAAGGCAGGAATGGTTCAATTACTCAGATCCCTATCCTCACTATGCCTAATGATG atatCACTCATCCTATTCCTGACTTGACTGGATATATTACTGAAGGACAAATCTATGTGGACAGGCAGCTACATAACAGACAG ATTTACCCACCTATTAATGTGTTGCCTTCCTTGTCCCGGTTAATGAAGTCTGCAATTGGAGAGGGTATGACTAGAAAAGATCATGCAGATGTATCTAACCAGCTG TATGCATGCTATGCTATTGGTAAGGATGTACAAGCCATGAAAGCAGTTGTTGGAGAAGAAGCCCTCACCTCAGATGATCTCCTTTATCTGGAATTTTTGCAGAAGTTTGAAAGGAACTTTATTGCTCAGG GTCCTTATGAAAACCGTACTGTCTTTGAAACTTTGGACATTGGTTGGCAACTCCTTCGAATCTTCCCCAAAGAAATGTTGAAGAGAATCCCTCAAAGCACCCTGAGTGAATTTTACCCTCGAGACTCTTCAATAAAGCACTAG